The Lathyrus oleraceus cultivar Zhongwan6 chromosome 5, CAAS_Psat_ZW6_1.0, whole genome shotgun sequence genome includes the window TAGAATAGTCAAATATAAAACAACTGAATATGTGTTTACGAAATAATTGTTGGTCTCTAAATATATGGGTTACTTGCAAGATTAATCGATCAATCTTAGGACATAGTGCATAAAAACCTAATTATTATTGATTTCTTTATATCTTAAGGTTATTGATTTCGACTAGGTCGAAGGAAATGTGTGAAAATGATACTATAATGAGTATCTCAAAAgtataaataaaaaatatcaataCTGAAGATACTTGAATAAAGCTAAAGGTTGGAAAAAAGAGATCAAGATGAAGAAAATAATATAAATTGAATAATTTAAAAAACCATGCATTGAAGAATAGACATGGTGTTTCATTCGCGCTTACATTCTCTCAGTCATTCGCTTGTTTCTTTTAATGTTGATACTTTGAGTTTTCAGTGAGATTTCTATAATACAATGAACACCCGTTAATTTAATATAATGAACTATTATATATCCAAGTGTACAATAACTACCCATTAACGTTCTTTTCTCCCTGGTTCATCACGCGCTGTTTTGCATGTAATTTGCATTCCAACTTCCTTTGTGTCCTCTTGAGACAAGAACCTAAGCAGTTATTAAGATTTGAACGTGACATAATCGCACTCAAACAACCGTTTCTTCGACCAACCTTATTCGCGACACAATGTCAGCCTGGTCGCGGTTTCTTTCAACAAATAAGTTAAATGTGGGGCACCACATACATCTAGCAACGAGAGGAAATACACATAACTCGCGAAAATAGAAGAATGAGCCGGATTCCGTAGGGCATGATGTTTTGGCGAGTCATACTAGTTTTGTTTATAAATGTCAtaaatttattcatttatttttctgttttattGTTTTCTTATGTGTACGGAACACTCTTTCGAAAAGTTAAAAAAACACATATTTtaagaatatacaattttatcTTCAATGTAATCGTTTAAAGCACAAACAGAGTCACATTTGATAGCATTTAGTTGATCTGTGAGTTAACTTCAAAGTTCGACAAGTAAACCTATCCTAAATCTTCACCCATCTTGTCTATTGTTTATTTTATGCTAACTCAAAATTTAATTCATCCTAAATATCTgcttttttatttttaaataaatttaaagtGAAACATTGTTAAAAATACAATACATATACTTCCATTCTCTGTCTTATTTCATGAAATCACTGCTACACAATTTGCTTGAATATGGTGAGTTACACGTAACACAAGCACGACTCCTCAAAGTAGTAGTCACATACACTATAATGGCATAGGAGTTGCAAGTTTGAGCTCTAAATCAGGTGCTTCTTTCTCATGACTACAATTCGTTGAGGTTGAAGTTGAAGAGTTAGGCCATTCTGAATATTGAGGATGAGAAATAAAGTTTCTTCTGCCAAAAGCTTCACTTGGTTCATAAAATGCTTCAAATCTTGTTTTACTTTCACATCCCACCTGCCAAAATTTGTTGCAGAATCAGATAGTAAAAACTAAGTAAGTTGAAAGCAATGTTTTTGCATGTAACTCTAACTCCAAGCACATATACGTAACTATTTTTAATATGGAGAGAGATTTTTTATAATTTACTTACACTAAGGAGGCTGAGATTGTGTTGTGTTCTATTCATGAAGCTATTCTGAGACAAACGGATAAAGTGTTTTTGTGCATGACTTGCCACTTGGGTTGGTGTTCTTGATGTCACAAAATCTCTAGATATACTTCTCCAGTTACCCTTTCCATGTTTCTCAAGCCCTCTAAGAAACGTATAGTGTTCATCCTCAGTCCACGACATACCTGATCATAAAAATTCAGATTGAAGTTAGTTCAATCCTACAAAACTGATTTATATGATAAAATATACAACTGTAACCTTTTTTACTGTATGGGATTGTGGATATGAGGCCAGTTCCGGAGTAATTGTTTGAACTTTCGTTCACACGAGGTGAAGAAGAAAAAAGATAAAGTTGTTTGTGACTGATACTGTTATTGCAAGTCCTTGAATTGTGGCCTAAAGTTCCACAATATGAGCATTTTCTAGCTACTCTCATTTCTTAACTTGACAAAGAATATCCCGAGGATATATGATCAATTATACAAT containing:
- the LOC127084418 gene encoding probable transcription factor At5g61620, with protein sequence MRVARKCSYCGTLGHNSRTCNNSISHKQLYLFSSSPRVNESSNNYSGTGLISTIPYSKKGMSWTEDEHYTFLRGLEKHGKGNWRSISRDFVTSRTPTQVASHAQKHFIRLSQNSFMNRTQHNLSLLSVGCESKTRFEAFYEPSEAFGRRNFISHPQYSEWPNSSTSTSTNCSHEKEAPDLELKLATPMPL